Proteins encoded within one genomic window of Diceros bicornis minor isolate mBicDic1 chromosome X, mDicBic1.mat.cur, whole genome shotgun sequence:
- the LOC131400840 gene encoding melanoma-associated antigen B5-like, producing MPRGQKSKLRACEKRHQARSEIQRLQDAQATAAAEEESTPSSSPQREGVTQSPPAAAGSSSTSQGPRRASTTTTASVGVSCTRCEEASNNGEEDRASTYEALASTESSGTDFLSEKAVLLEQFLLYKYKMKQPTMKEDMLKIINPNYEDRFAEILKIASEHIEAIFALEVKEVDSTSPSYGLISKLKLPNNGRVRGGRGLPKTGLLMNILGMILIKGNCATEEEIWKFLSMMQVYAGRKHYIYGEPRKLITKDLVRLKYLEYRQVPDTDPPRYEFLWGPKAYAETSKMQVLEFLGKIHDTIPNIFPSHYVEVLQGKEEKATAIDAAGATAKVCAPSGATDSNLFPALLKSEVSYPPVQKP from the coding sequence ATGCCTCGGGGTCAGAAGAGTAAGCTCCGGGCCTGTGAGAAACGCCACCAGGCCCGGAGTGAGATTCAGCGTCTCCAGGATgctcaggccactgcagcggcAGAAGAGGAGtccactccttcctcctctcctcagcGTGAAGGTGTTACCCAGAGCCCGCCTGCTGCTGCTGGGTCATCTAGCACTTCCCAGGGGCCTCGAAGAGCATCAACCACCACCACTGCTTCTGTAGGCGTTTCTTGCACTAGATGTGAAGAAGCTTCCAACAACGGAGAAGAGGATAGAGCAAGCACCTACGAGGCCCTAGCCTCCACTGAGAGTTCAGGCACCGATTTTTTGAGCGAGAAGGCTGTGTTGCTGGAGCAGTTCCTCCTGTACAAGTATAAAATGAAGCAGCCTACTATGAAGGAAGACATGCTGAAGATTATCAACCCAAACTACGAAGACCGATTTGCTGAGATTCTCAAGATAGCCTCTGAGCACATTGAGGCTATCTTTGCGTTAGAAGTAAAGGAAGTCGACTCAACCAGTCCCTCCTACGGCCTTATCAGCAAACTGAAGCTCCCCAACAATGGGAGGGTGCGAGGTGGCAGGGGCTTGCCCAAGACCGGCCTCCTGATGAATATCCTGGGTATGATCCTGATAAAGGGCAACTGTGCCACTGAAGAGGAGATCTGGAAATTCCTGAGTATGATGCAAGTATATGCGGGGAGGAAGCACTACATCTATGGGGAGCCCAGGAAGCTCATCACCAAAGATTTGGTGAGGCTGAAGTACCTGGAGTACCGGCAGGTGCCCGACACTGATCCTCCACGCTATGAGTTCCTGTGGGGCCCAAAAGCCTACGCTGAAACCAGCAAGATGCAAGTCCTGGAATTCTTGGGGAAAATCCACGATACCATCCCCAATATCTTCCCATCTCATTATGTAGAAGTTTTGCAAGGTAAAGAAGAGAAAGCCACAGCCATAGATGCAGCCGGGGCTACTGCCAAAGTCTGTGCACCTTCCGGGGCCACGGACAGCAATCTCTTCCCAGCCCTATTGAAGTCTGAGGTTTCGTATCCTCCAGTCCAGAAACCATAA
- the LOC131400451 gene encoding melanoma-associated antigen B5-like, with the protein MPRGQKSKLRTREKHRQARDDSQSHREIQTTAAAAEEPPSSSSPVLEGNSQSSSAFESGSTSQESWMTSSTSTNSPGIFGIISDEGDNSQDEEHPCSSVMFSEVSPSTESSCSDVLTIKADLLAQYLLYKYKIKQPSMKENMLRIVSPNYEHRFAEILKRASESIEVVFAVEVKEVDSTSHSYDLVSKLKLPNNGRVRSGMGLPKTGLLMNILGMIFLKGNHVTEEEIWKFLNMMRVYAGRKHYIYGEPRKLITKDLVRLKYLEYRQVPDTDPPRYEFLWGQKAYAETSKMKVLEFLAKINDTVPSAFPLPYKEALQDEEERARARVTGRHGTTGHCRVCSRAMSSSFSHPY; encoded by the coding sequence ATGCCTCGGGGTCAGAAGAGTAAGCTCCGCACCCGTGAGAAACACCGCCAGGCCCGAGATGACTCCCAGAGTCACAGGGAAATTCAGACcactgcagcagcagcagaagagcccccctcctcctcttctcctgtttTGGAGGGTAATTCCCAGAGTTCATCAGCTTTTGAGTCAGGTAGCACTTCCCAGGAGTCTTGGATGACCTCATCTACCAGCACTaattctccaggtatttttggtATAATATCTGATGAAGGTGACAACAGCCAAGATGAGGAACATCCATGTTCCTCCGTGATGTTCTCCGAGGTCTCACCTTCTACTGAGAGCTCATGCAGTGATGTTCTAACTATAAAGGCGGATTTGTTGGCGCAGTACCTTCTgtacaagtataaaataaaacagcCCAGTATGAAGGAAAACATGCTGCGGATTGTCAGCCCAAACTACGAACACCGATTTGCTGAGATTCTCAAGAGAGCTTCTGAGAGCATTGAGGTTGTATTTGCAGTAGAAGTGAAGGAAGTCGACTCAACCAGTCACTCATATGATCTTGTCAGCAAACTGAAGCTCCCCAACAATGGGAGGGTGCGAAGTGGCATGGGGTTACCCAAGACCGGCCTCCTGATGAATATCCTGGGTATGATATTCTTAAAGGGCAATCATGTCACTGAGGAGGAAATCTGGAAATTCCTGAATATGATGCGAGTATATGCTGGGAGGAAGCACTACATCTATGGGGAGCCCAGGAAGCTCATCACCAAAGATTTGGTGAGGCTGAAGTACCTGGAGTACCGGCAGGTGCCCGACACTGATCCTCCACGCTATGAATTCCTGTGGGGCCAAAAAGCCTACGCTGAAACCAGCAAGATGAAAGTCCTGGAATTCTTGGCAAAAATCAATGATACCGTCCCCAGTGCCTTCCCATTACCATACAAAGAAGCTTTGCAAGATGAGGAAGAGAGAGCACGAGCCAGAGTCACAGGCAGGCATGGCACTACTGGCCATTGCCGGGTATGCTCCAGGGCCATGTCTAGCAGCTTCTCCCATCCCTATTGA